One bacterium genomic window, CTGCCCGGTCGATAATGCGCATATTGCCGATCTTTTCCGCCTCGCTGATGCGCGCCTCTTCATTGCGCTGCGATAGCATGATGTAGATGCTGTTCGCCAGATCCCTTTCACGTGTCAACCGCGCCAGTTCATACTCCTTGCCCGGCAAGCCGTTTAACGTGCCCTCATACTGCCCCACGGCGTTGTTGAGCGACCGTTCATAAGTCCGCAGCGTCTCCAGCTCCAGCTCCAGCTGCACCCGCTCTTCGTACAACCGAGAGATGGCGGAAAGCGGATCCACCACCTGCTCCTGTTCGGCGATCTTGCGCGCCTCTTCCGCCAGGTTGGTGCGCAGCCGCTGCATGTCCTGGCGCATCTGCACCATCTTGGAATTGTTCTCCGGTACGCCCTGCAACTGCTGATTGATATATTGCGACTGAAGTTTCATCAAATCGGATTTCAATTGATTGACAAACGGCGTGGACACATCGGCGATGGATGGCGCCAGGTCCCGTTTCTGCGCGCTGATTTTCTCGGTCAGCGAGCGCAGCCGCTCCTCGGTTTTTTCTCGGTTAGCCTTGGTCTCCTGATACAGCGCGTCGATCTGGGTGACGCGATGCAACACCTCCGCCACCTCCTTGTCCAACGAGGTCACGCGATTGGTCTCTTTAAACCGCCGCAGCAAAGCCTCGGCATCTTCAAGCCGCTCACGGTATTTTTCGCGCTGCTCCTCAATGAAAGAGCGCACTCCGCTCACCTCTTCGCGGCGGATACGCAAATTGCGCTCCGCCAAAACAGAGGTGACCGTGTTGGCAATGGCCGCAGCGCTGAAGGCGTTGTTCGATCGTACCTTGATCTGGATCACGTCCGACTCGGCCATGGGCGCTGCTTTCAGGTTCTCGCGGATCCGGGCCGCATAATAGGCGGTGACATCAAAACCCTCCGGCTTGTCCTCAGGCAACGGCATGCCCTTGAGCACCTGAGCCGGCAGAGAGGCCACCACCTCCAACGCCACCGAACGGCTCTTGATCTCTTCGATCTGATTCAATAACGATTCTTTGTTGCGGTATTCGTAAAAAGGGTTGGAGCCCACCGGCGATTTGGCCGCTTCGTAGATGATTGTGGTGCTGGCTTCGTAGACCGGCTCCGCCAGACGATTGTAGATCGCAATGGGACCCAACACCGCCACCAGACAACCGATCACATACCACCCCTTGCGGATCAGCAGGGAAATAAAGGGCTGAATGGGTGATTCCGTTTGATCTGAAAGTGCCGACCTCTGTTCTCTCATCTTGTCCTCACTTGGCCCGCAGATACCACACATACACGCTGGCGATGACCGCGACCTCATGAGCCACCTTGACCAGTTCACGCCACTGAAACCAACGGTTCTGCAGCACCACCACTACATCCCCCGGCTGCAACACCGGGACTTGGTCCCAGTGGTCCTTATCATTCAGATATTTTTCCACGTTATAGACGAGAATCCGTTCGTCCTCCGTCTCTGCGCCGTCGGTCTCCACCAACACCCGGGCCAGGCGCACCTTTTTCAGATTGGCGAATTGGGTAGGGCCGCCGGCCTTGGAGATCAATTCCAACAGCGTGGTGTTGTAGCCGACCCGGTACTCTCCCGGCGATTTGACTTCACCCCAAATGTGGACATCCATCTCCAGCTGTTCTGCCTTGCCGAGCACGTAATCCGGCATGCGCTGGGTCTCCTGCGCCAAAGCCGCCGCACCCGACAGCAGCCATAGAAACACCCATGCCATTCTTCCCATCTTCAGACCTCGTGTCTCCCGGTTTGTTTCTCCCCCAACTAGCTTAAAAATCAGCGCTATTTCCCTCTACCATCACTATATGCAAGCTTTATGCCAAAAGCGGAGGGGAGGTTCAACCCACCAAGGATTCGCCTTTTTTCGTCAGATTTTCCAGTCCGTATTTGCGGATCTTGTTGTACAAGGTACCCCGGCTGATGCCCAGTGTCGAGGCGGTCCGGCTCAAATTGCCGGAATGGTGATGAAGAGCCTGACCGATTAACGACTCCTCCACCCGATCCAGCTGAAAAGAAGACAGATTCAGTTGCAGCAAATGGCCATTCTCCTCTACTGCGGCGGTCTGAATGGCCTGCTCTTCAATTTCCACACCCTCTGAAAGCACCACCGCCTGAATGAGCGTACGCTGCAAACCGAGCACATTGTCATCCCACGATGATTCAGACAGCCTCTGCATCGCTCCATCGGACAGGTATTTCCTCTCTAGACCAAAGTGGCCGGCCAAAAGGGACAAAAACAGATCCGCCAGCTGCGGAATATCCTCACGGCGCTGAGCCAGGGGCGGCAGTTCGATCACACCGCCGGCGATCGCCTGGCGGAAATATCTGCTGGCCTGGCCGGAATCAACGGCCTGTTCCGGCAGGTGCACGGACGTGCCGATCACACGAAGACCTTTTCCAGTGCCTGCCGCTGTAAACTGCTCCTGCTCAGCCATAAAGGCGACGATACGATTTTGCACCGAAAGCGCCAGACGAAAACACTCCTGCAAAACCAGCACACCGGGCTGCTGCCGTACGAACAGTCCACGGCTGTGTCCGAACAGGTCGAGCAGCGCCTCAGCGCCGGATTTATTGCGGCAATCAAAAAAAGTCAATGATTCAAAACGGCGCGGACTGAGAAAATGGAGGACTCGGCTGTAAAAGGTTTTACCCACGCCTGATTCGCCGACCAGCAGCAGCGGCGCCTCTGTGCGCGCCAACAGGCCGAGCAATTGCATCTGCCGCCGCATTTCCGTCACACGGCTGTTCACCGGCTGCAGATAACGCTCACGCAGCCACTGGTTGCGTCGCGCTGCATCGATCTGCTGCTGAAAAGGACGATCGAAAAGAACGGACAGAGAAGCAGCGACCTCCTCCAGCAGCAAGGGTTTAAGCAGATAGTCATACGCCCCGCACTGCAGCGCCCGCACAGCCAGGTCCAGATTGGCCTGCGGGATCAACGCCAGAATTGGTTTCCCGGCCAGCTTTTCCGCCATCAACTCCAGCACTTCAAGTCCCCGTTCGCCTAAGGTCAGATCGATGACCGCTGCGCTAAAAACCGTCGTTCGCTGCAGACAATAGCTGACCTCCGCCTCCCCAGAGGCGCGCACTACTTTGAAATGGGCGGCAGCCAGATCCGCTGCAATAGCCTCTGAAGCCCCTTGGTCCGGGGAAACCAATAAAATGGTTCTCCACTCCTCCATGCGCAGGACACTACCTCTTACAGGATTTAACAACCGACTAGCACCGATCAGACGAACAAAGCTTTAAAATGTCTACAATAATCATTCCTTAAATATAAGAAAACGATCAGCGTAACTACTTGTTTTTTAATTGAGAAAATATTACGGCGCCGGCTCATTGACAATTAACTGGATTAACCTGAGACAATGTACTAAAATGATACATTTTCGATAGGTGTATTTTAAACAATTAATTGGCAAGGCTGCGCCACACCCTTGTACAATATCCGTACAATGATTAAGAAAAGGGGCAACTAGAAAAGGGGAGGACTCGGGGCTGTATTGCGGCGTCGCTGATGCCGATCAGGGACTTTCCAGAGTACAATCCAGCCGATCACCATGTTCAAGGTCAACGCAATCAGAGCGGCCTTGTATTTGAAATGGTCACCGTAGCCGCGCAGGAGAAACGTCGTCGTGCTCCAG contains:
- a CDS encoding sigma-54-dependent Fis family transcriptional regulator — encoded protein: MEEWRTILLVSPDQGASEAIAADLAAAHFKVVRASGEAEVSYCLQRTTVFSAAVIDLTLGERGLEVLELMAEKLAGKPILALIPQANLDLAVRALQCGAYDYLLKPLLLEEVAASLSVLFDRPFQQQIDAARRNQWLRERYLQPVNSRVTEMRRQMQLLGLLARTEAPLLLVGESGVGKTFYSRVLHFLSPRRFESLTFFDCRNKSGAEALLDLFGHSRGLFVRQQPGVLVLQECFRLALSVQNRIVAFMAEQEQFTAAGTGKGLRVIGTSVHLPEQAVDSGQASRYFRQAIAGGVIELPPLAQRREDIPQLADLFLSLLAGHFGLERKYLSDGAMQRLSESSWDDNVLGLQRTLIQAVVLSEGVEIEEQAIQTAAVEENGHLLQLNLSSFQLDRVEESLIGQALHHHSGNLSRTASTLGISRGTLYNKIRKYGLENLTKKGESLVG
- a CDS encoding polysaccharide biosynthesis tyrosine autokinase, which codes for MREQRSALSDQTESPIQPFISLLIRKGWYVIGCLVAVLGPIAIYNRLAEPVYEASTTIIYEAAKSPVGSNPFYEYRNKESLLNQIEEIKSRSVALEVVASLPAQVLKGMPLPEDKPEGFDVTAYYAARIRENLKAAPMAESDVIQIKVRSNNAFSAAAIANTVTSVLAERNLRIRREEVSGVRSFIEEQREKYRERLEDAEALLRRFKETNRVTSLDKEVAEVLHRVTQIDALYQETKANREKTEERLRSLTEKISAQKRDLAPSIADVSTPFVNQLKSDLMKLQSQYINQQLQGVPENNSKMVQMRQDMQRLRTNLAEEARKIAEQEQVVDPLSAISRLYEERVQLELELETLRTYERSLNNAVGQYEGTLNGLPGKEYELARLTRERDLANSIYIMLSQRNEEARISEAEKIGNMRIIDRAEPPKAPVKPRKVLNLAIGLLLGLTMGLGLAFFMESLDTTIKTPEQVESLIGLNLLGAIPRIRRSEVIAPPNGEKMGDHRLITLLQPTSPVSEAYRTLRTNIKFAEAGEKISVVLLTSSGPREGKSTTSVNLAVTTAQLGLRTLVIDADLRKPMVHRFFGFTHTPGLADILDNSRYAGRHRFPSPKSSESEGGGDPFRKRELLSQASVRASHAVNAMAALDLAATESIRATGIAGLDVLTSGQISTNPSELLGSDAMKDLLSLLRERYDFIVLDTPPVIAVTDAAVLAANMDAVVLVIESGRNDKDIILKAKGLLERVGINITGAILNNVHEKNLYGDYDYYYTYYSSDANKTSR